A segment of the Campylobacter anatolicus genome:
GCGATATCACCACCATTTTTGTTAAAAGTAACACTTTAGCGTTGGCATTTTACCTATTTTTTGTTAGTTTTAAAAGTCTTAGCTTTAACCGCTTATGCCATTAGCTGAGCTATATTTAGAAGCTATTATGAAGCTATATACTATTTTAGAGCTTTTCTATGCTTTTTATAAATGTTTGGATGATATTTTTCTTGTAGATTTAGCTTAAATTTGATAAAATTAGCTTAAATTTTTAAAAAGGCAAGATATAGATATGGCAAACAGAGTTTGGAAATTTGGTGATAACATAGATACTGACATCATCATTGCAGCAAGATATTTAAATACATCCGATGAGAACGAATTAGCAAAGCACATTATGGAGGATGCTGATCCTAATTTTGTCAAAAAGATAAGCAAAGGCGATATCATTGTTGCTGGTGAAAATTTTGGATGTGGAAGTAGTAGAGAACACGCTCCTATCGCACTAAAAGCAGCAGGAATATCTTGTGTGATAGCCAAAAGTTATGCAAGAATTTTCTATAGAAATAGCTTTAACACTGGACT
Coding sequences within it:
- a CDS encoding 3-isopropylmalate dehydratase small subunit, producing MANRVWKFGDNIDTDIIIAARYLNTSDENELAKHIMEDADPNFVKKISKGDIIVAGENFGCGSSREHAPIALKAAGISCVIAKSYARIFYRNSFNTGLLILEIAQTDEINAGDELSVDLDSGVVRNITSGKEYKFASIPPFMQELLKSGGLIQYAKSKI